The Anaeromicrobium sediminis genome includes a region encoding these proteins:
- a CDS encoding sigma-54 interaction domain-containing protein: MKLMENAFSQISWNSFKPLDSSSLLNTSLIISKIISEQENCNLTEGEKDCIKSLSDILISREVLIKMLDIIPIAVQIVDSHGIIQYINPAFLSIVGVKKNDRLKKSVFDVSKDGSLVQVIQTGKRVSNVRNYPSGSPTELVSSAAPIYYNGKLLGAIAVTNDIKEVIVLTKKLNESKNKLKTLSEKISNIASATYTFDDLIGSCSNMERCIEMGKIASHTDATVLIQGETGTGKEVIANAIHNSSNRSKQPFISINCSAVPLNLLESELFGHEKGAFTGAFKKKLGKFELANGGTIFLDEIGDMDPLLQVKLLRALQERKIHRVGGESPIPLNIRIISATNRNLKEMVKEGTFREDLFYRLNVLNIELPPLRDRKEDLPHLIDFIMKKTCRKLGKPFKIFTSDAMKIIAQYNWPGNIRELENVLERVVISTRDNREIKGTDLKFISSNETVISADT; the protein is encoded by the coding sequence ATGAAACTCATGGAAAACGCATTTTCCCAAATTTCTTGGAATTCTTTTAAGCCATTAGATTCTTCCTCTTTGTTAAATACTAGTTTAATCATATCTAAAATAATTTCCGAACAGGAAAATTGTAATTTAACTGAAGGTGAAAAGGATTGTATAAAGTCCCTATCAGATATTTTAATAAGTAGAGAAGTACTCATAAAAATGTTGGATATTATCCCTATAGCAGTTCAGATTGTAGATAGCCACGGTATAATCCAGTATATTAATCCGGCTTTCTTAAGTATAGTTGGAGTAAAAAAGAATGATAGGCTAAAAAAAAGCGTATTTGATGTGTCTAAGGATGGCAGTTTAGTACAAGTTATTCAAACGGGGAAAAGGGTAAGCAACGTAAGAAATTATCCAAGTGGCAGTCCTACAGAATTAGTATCTAGTGCTGCCCCCATATACTACAATGGCAAATTATTAGGAGCCATTGCCGTAACTAACGATATCAAAGAAGTTATAGTTTTAACTAAAAAATTAAATGAGAGTAAAAACAAATTGAAAACCTTATCAGAAAAAATAAGCAATATAGCCTCTGCAACTTATACATTTGATGATTTAATAGGGTCTTGTTCTAATATGGAAAGATGTATTGAAATGGGAAAAATAGCCTCCCATACGGATGCCACCGTACTAATTCAGGGTGAGACTGGAACTGGTAAAGAAGTAATAGCAAATGCCATCCATAACTCTAGTAATAGATCTAAACAGCCATTTATAAGCATTAACTGTTCTGCCGTTCCCCTTAATCTTTTAGAAAGTGAATTATTTGGCCACGAAAAGGGAGCCTTTACAGGAGCTTTTAAGAAAAAACTTGGAAAATTTGAATTAGCAAATGGCGGAACCATATTTTTAGATGAAATTGGAGATATGGATCCTCTCCTTCAAGTCAAATTACTCAGAGCCTTACAGGAGAGAAAAATCCATAGAGTTGGCGGTGAGAGCCCTATCCCTCTAAATATAAGAATAATCTCAGCCACAAATAGGAACTTAAAAGAGATGGTTAAGGAAGGCACTTTTAGGGAAGATTTATTCTATAGATTAAATGTTCTTAATATAGAATTACCTCCCCTAAGGGATAGAAAAGAAGATCTTCCCCATCTAATAGATTTTATTATGAAAAAAACCTGTAGAAAGTTAGGAAAGCCCTTTAAAATCTTTACTAGCGATGCAATGAAAATAATTGCCCAATATAATTGGCCAGGTAATATTAGAGAGTTAGAAAATGTTTTAGAAAGGGTAGTAATAAGTACTAGGGATAATAGGGAGATTAAAGGAACGGATTTAAAATTCATATCATCTAATGAAACAGTCATTTCAGCAGATACATGA
- a CDS encoding aminotransferase-like domain-containing protein, whose translation MEISWKPDKNSQVPLYKQIIDFIKGEVSSGNWTVGTKLPAQRLLAQSFGVNRSTLIEALEELKAEGIIEGKGGSSTRIANNTWALLISNNKTNWEQYIENGVHRPNLPTIQAINRLEFEPNIIRLGTGELSPNLFPKEMMRNILTKMPDRINDLGYLEPKGLLDLRKVICEYLKEFNINVSPKSVLIVSGALQALQLISIGITPLGSTILIENPSYIKSLHIFQSSGMKLVGLNMDKNGIMESEILNRINKRNINFLYTIPTFHNPTGTLMPMDRRKNIINLCEKERMPIIEDDVYRELWIDNEPPMPLKSIDKNGNVLYLGSISKSLAPGFRIGWIVGPEPIIDRLADIKMQTDYGSSSISQWAIVELISSGHYFEHLQISRKNLKIRRDLVENLLNKYFKEIATWNIPKGGFYIWLEVKRNINMKRLFDEALKENLLINPGYMYGHMNNKNIRISYSYAELEKLEKGLKKLAIIINHMENF comes from the coding sequence GTGGAGATAAGTTGGAAACCGGATAAAAATTCTCAAGTGCCATTATATAAACAAATAATAGATTTTATAAAGGGTGAAGTAAGTAGTGGTAACTGGACTGTAGGAACTAAGTTACCAGCTCAAAGGCTTTTGGCCCAATCATTTGGTGTAAATAGGAGTACCTTAATAGAGGCACTAGAAGAATTAAAAGCAGAGGGGATAATAGAGGGAAAAGGTGGCAGTAGCACCAGAATTGCCAATAATACTTGGGCTCTATTAATTTCAAATAACAAGACTAATTGGGAACAGTATATAGAAAATGGAGTTCATCGGCCTAACTTACCTACCATTCAAGCAATAAATAGGTTAGAATTTGAACCTAATATAATAAGATTAGGGACAGGAGAATTATCTCCAAATTTATTTCCAAAGGAAATGATGAGGAACATATTAACAAAAATGCCTGATAGAATAAATGATCTAGGCTATTTGGAACCAAAGGGCTTATTAGATTTAAGAAAAGTAATTTGTGAATATCTGAAAGAATTTAATATAAATGTATCTCCAAAATCGGTACTAATAGTATCAGGGGCCCTTCAAGCACTTCAATTAATATCCATAGGTATAACTCCACTAGGTTCAACTATACTAATTGAGAATCCATCCTACATAAAATCCCTACATATATTTCAGTCATCAGGAATGAAATTAGTTGGCCTTAATATGGATAAGAATGGAATTATGGAAAGTGAAATATTAAATAGGATTAACAAGAGAAATATAAACTTTTTATATACTATACCTACTTTTCATAATCCAACGGGAACCTTAATGCCTATGGACAGAAGGAAAAATATAATAAACCTTTGTGAAAAGGAACGTATGCCTATTATAGAAGATGATGTATATAGGGAACTATGGATAGACAATGAGCCTCCAATGCCTTTAAAATCTATTGACAAAAATGGTAATGTACTATATTTAGGAAGTATATCTAAATCCTTGGCACCAGGATTTAGAATTGGTTGGATTGTAGGTCCAGAACCTATAATAGATAGATTGGCAGACATAAAGATGCAAACAGATTATGGCTCCAGTTCTATTTCACAATGGGCCATAGTAGAATTAATCTCAAGTGGTCACTACTTTGAGCACTTACAAATTAGTAGAAAGAACTTGAAAATCAGAAGAGATTTAGTGGAGAATTTATTAAATAAATATTTTAAGGAAATTGCCACATGGAACATTCCAAAGGGTGGTTTTTATATATGGTTAGAAGTAAAAAGAAATATAAATATGAAAAGGCTTTTTGATGAGGCATTGAAGGAAAATTTATTAATAAATCCAGGATATATGTATGGTCATATGAATAATAAGAATATAAGAATATCCTACTCCTATGCAGAATTGGAAAAATTAGAGAAAGGATTGAAAAAACTAGCTATCATAATAAATCATATGGAAAACTTTTAA
- a CDS encoding LysE/ArgO family amino acid transporter yields the protein MFKYLLQGFTLGLAYVAPIGMQNLYVINTAISKSKKRAYQVALATIFFDITLALACFFGVGILIDKSILIKRIILLVGSMAVIYIGYGLIKSEPDLSGEVDLDKPLWQVISTCFVVTWLNPQAIIDGSLLLGGFRASLPPDKSNLFIIGVCIASALWFLGISTFVSHFSHLFNEKVLKKLNIVCGSIVIYYGLKLAYMCIQSIM from the coding sequence TTGTTTAAATATTTATTACAGGGGTTTACGCTAGGATTAGCATATGTGGCTCCTATAGGAATGCAGAATCTATACGTTATAAATACAGCTATTAGTAAGAGTAAAAAACGTGCCTACCAAGTGGCTCTAGCTACCATATTTTTTGATATAACCTTAGCGTTAGCTTGTTTCTTTGGAGTGGGAATTTTAATTGATAAGAGTATATTAATTAAGAGAATAATATTATTGGTTGGGAGTATGGCTGTCATATATATAGGATATGGTCTTATAAAATCAGAACCTGACTTATCTGGGGAAGTAGATTTGGATAAACCCCTGTGGCAAGTAATAAGTACTTGTTTTGTAGTCACATGGCTAAATCCACAGGCCATAATAGATGGATCTTTATTACTAGGTGGATTTAGAGCTTCATTACCACCTGATAAATCAAATTTGTTTATTATAGGAGTTTGTATAGCATCTGCTCTTTGGTTTTTAGGTATAAGTACCTTTGTGTCCCATTTTAGTCATCTATTTAATGAAAAGGTACTGAAAAAATTAAATATAGTATGTGGAAGTATAGTCATATACTATGGCTTAAAGCTTGCCTATATGTGCATACAGTCAATTATGTAG
- the rpsD gene encoding 30S ribosomal protein S4, translating into MAKMMGPRFKQCRRLGLNVCGHPKAMNRATKGTSRADRKLSDYGRQLLEKQRLRAYYGVMEKQFRRYVEKAMDSPRLTNEVLVEFLECRLDNLVYRMGFASSSRQARQMVNHGHILVNGKKVDRPSFRVKVGDELSLREKSQQVGIFKENFQDGNGFNLPYIEKNVDKFTGKLISMPNRKDVPIEINDQLVIEFYSR; encoded by the coding sequence ATGGCTAAAATGATGGGTCCACGTTTTAAACAATGTAGAAGATTAGGATTAAATGTATGTGGACATCCAAAGGCAATGAATCGTGCAACAAAAGGTACTAGTAGAGCTGATAGAAAGCTTTCAGATTATGGACGTCAGCTTCTTGAAAAACAAAGATTAAGAGCTTACTATGGAGTGATGGAAAAACAATTTAGAAGATATGTGGAAAAGGCAATGGATTCTCCTAGATTAACTAATGAAGTTTTAGTAGAATTTCTAGAATGTAGATTAGATAATTTAGTATATAGAATGGGATTTGCTAGTTCATCACGTCAAGCTAGACAAATGGTAAATCATGGACATATTCTAGTAAATGGTAAGAAGGTAGATAGACCCTCTTTCAGAGTTAAGGTGGGGGATGAATTAAGTTTAAGAGAAAAATCACAACAAGTAGGTATATTCAAAGAAAATTTCCAAGATGGAAATGGATTCAATCTACCATATATAGAAAAGAATGTGGACAAATTTACAGGAAAATTAATTAGTATGCCAAACAGAAAAGATGTTCCTATTGAAATCAATGATCAATTGGTTATAGAATTCTATTCTAGATAG
- the dctP gene encoding TRAP transporter substrate-binding protein DctP encodes MRNVKRIMSILICVVLVIGSLAACSSPASQEGKTMTWKIGHIRPEGAVADKDVRALASAIKESTNGDINIEVYPGSTLGDYQIVQERVGIGDVEMQLAPAGTNVDKALGITAVPYLATNWEEAKHVFRKDGPMMDALGKRFEKQGIKLLSTYPVYFGGIALVKEPNEAGNPNVSKGLKIRVPGMKVYELNAQAQGYLATPIPYSEAFTAMQTGIVDGAIGGGAEGYYASFRDVTKYYLPVNDHFEMWFLYMNMETWEGLSDEQKKTIEDASAKFESTRYELAEKDQKGYEAKLAEAGVNVYEFTQEELTAMAEKARAEVWPKLKDEFGAELFDAIIADIQ; translated from the coding sequence ATGAGGAATGTAAAAAGAATAATGAGTATATTGATTTGTGTAGTTCTAGTAATTGGAAGTTTGGCAGCATGTTCATCGCCAGCATCTCAAGAAGGTAAAACTATGACTTGGAAAATAGGTCATATTAGACCAGAGGGTGCAGTGGCAGATAAGGATGTTAGAGCTCTAGCTAGTGCAATAAAGGAGAGCACTAACGGAGATATAAACATTGAGGTTTATCCAGGAAGTACATTAGGTGATTATCAAATAGTACAAGAACGTGTTGGTATAGGTGATGTTGAAATGCAACTTGCACCAGCAGGCACTAACGTAGATAAGGCACTAGGAATTACAGCTGTTCCTTATTTAGCTACTAACTGGGAAGAAGCTAAACATGTATTTAGAAAAGATGGTCCTATGATGGATGCATTAGGTAAGAGATTTGAAAAGCAAGGTATTAAGTTATTAAGCACATACCCAGTATACTTTGGCGGAATTGCTTTAGTAAAAGAACCTAATGAAGCAGGAAACCCTAATGTTTCTAAGGGATTAAAGATAAGAGTTCCTGGAATGAAAGTATATGAATTAAATGCTCAAGCACAAGGATACTTAGCTACACCTATTCCTTATTCAGAGGCCTTTACTGCTATGCAAACAGGTATAGTTGATGGAGCAATAGGTGGAGGAGCAGAAGGATACTATGCTAGTTTTAGAGATGTAACTAAGTATTATTTACCAGTAAATGATCACTTCGAAATGTGGTTCCTATATATGAATATGGAAACGTGGGAAGGTCTTAGCGATGAGCAAAAGAAAACTATAGAAGATGCTAGTGCTAAGTTTGAAAGCACAAGATACGAATTAGCTGAAAAAGACCAAAAGGGTTATGAGGCTAAATTGGCAGAAGCAGGTGTTAACGTATATGAGTTTACACAAGAAGAGTTAACTGCAATGGCTGAGAAGGCTAGAGCAGAAGTATGGCCTAAGTTAAAGGATGAATTTGGAGCAGAGCTATTTGATGCTATAATTGCGGACATACAGTAA
- a CDS encoding TRAP transporter large permease has translation MLNIVLMDVILLVVLLMMSVPLPYCFGGALLFMSIFGGVSMKSMMLWGFSSTISPVLLASPLFVLAGTLMGGSGIAKHLLNLADVFVGRIRGGLGVVTVATCAFIGAISGSGFTGVAATGPILIPRMVKQGYPRGYATSIVTVSSILGLLIPPSVIMILYGWVTETSILACFLSTVGPGLAIVITFSVINLMWAKKMPDLVLDPPLEAKEKIKVLTNRTWIAIPALCLPVVILGGIYGGIFTPTEAAGVATIISIPIGFFIYKELSPKKFYELIKESTVSVGAIMTMIIFTLMLSQTYVMLQVPQAIIEMFFNITSNKILMLLIINVFLFLVGMIVNDSTGMILVAPLLLPLVTKLGLSPVHFAAIMGVNLAMGGVTPPYASILYLGMRIGKCEFDEIIKPTMVFLLCGYLPIVILTTFFPELSLFLPRLMGLV, from the coding sequence ATGTTAAATATTGTGTTAATGGATGTAATATTACTTGTTGTACTTCTTATGATGAGTGTACCTCTTCCCTATTGTTTTGGTGGAGCACTGCTTTTTATGTCCATATTTGGCGGCGTTTCTATGAAAAGTATGATGCTTTGGGGATTTAGTTCGACTATAAGTCCTGTTTTATTAGCCAGTCCATTATTTGTACTAGCAGGAACTCTAATGGGTGGAAGTGGAATTGCAAAGCATCTATTAAATTTGGCTGATGTATTTGTAGGAAGAATAAGAGGTGGTCTTGGAGTTGTAACTGTAGCCACATGTGCCTTTATAGGAGCCATATCAGGAAGTGGATTTACAGGTGTTGCAGCTACAGGACCCATACTAATACCTAGAATGGTAAAACAAGGTTATCCAAGGGGATATGCTACGTCAATAGTAACCGTTTCATCTATCTTAGGACTTTTGATCCCTCCAAGTGTCATTATGATTCTTTACGGATGGGTTACAGAAACATCGATTTTGGCATGTTTCCTTTCTACAGTAGGTCCAGGGTTGGCAATAGTAATAACATTTTCTGTAATAAACTTAATGTGGGCTAAAAAAATGCCTGATTTAGTTCTAGATCCACCTCTAGAAGCTAAAGAGAAAATAAAAGTGCTTACTAACAGAACTTGGATTGCTATACCAGCCCTATGCCTACCTGTTGTTATATTAGGTGGAATATATGGAGGTATATTTACTCCAACAGAGGCAGCAGGAGTTGCAACTATCATATCTATACCTATTGGTTTTTTCATATATAAAGAGCTAAGCCCAAAAAAATTCTATGAATTAATTAAAGAATCAACTGTATCTGTTGGTGCTATCATGACTATGATCATATTTACTTTAATGCTTAGTCAAACCTATGTAATGTTACAAGTACCACAGGCTATAATAGAAATGTTTTTCAATATAACAAGCAATAAAATATTAATGCTTTTAATTATAAATGTATTCCTTTTCCTTGTGGGAATGATAGTTAACGATTCTACAGGAATGATCTTAGTTGCACCGCTTCTTCTTCCATTAGTAACAAAGTTGGGTTTAAGCCCAGTGCACTTTGCGGCTATTATGGGAGTTAATTTGGCCATGGGAGGAGTAACACCACCATATGCAAGTATCCTATATTTGGGAATGAGAATAGGTAAATGCGAATTTGATGAAATAATTAAACCAACAATGGTATTCTTACTATGTGGGTATTTACCAATTGTTATATTAACAACATTTTTTCCTGAGTTATCATTATTTTTACCTAGATTAATGGGATTAGTATAG
- a CDS encoding ornithine cyclodeaminase family protein: protein MESTILLSQGDIKEVLTMKDVVEICDKTFVGFGEGTTINPTKVGLDLGEKAAYPPYEGFMNAMPAYVGWCDSAGIKWAGGLLGERKKAGLPYITSMILLMNPKMGNFTAAMDGALITNWRTGSQAAISLKYTITHKKNIKIAIYGAGMQGRTSTMAISQIFDIDELRVYDLYKSAGEKFKEDMKEYVKGEIVVVENPEDAAKDVDAIITVTQSKNKFLKNEWIKPGMVVVPMGSYQECDDEFILSADKIMVDHVGQCLHRGVLKELAEAGKITEETLYATIGEVAAGKKAAGIKSDERILCVPIGTGAMDIAIATVVRDRAIEKGLGDNFAFVV, encoded by the coding sequence ATGGAAAGTACAATTTTATTAAGTCAAGGAGACATTAAAGAAGTTTTAACTATGAAGGATGTTGTGGAAATTTGTGATAAAACTTTTGTAGGATTTGGAGAAGGAACTACTATAAACCCTACTAAAGTAGGTTTAGATTTAGGAGAAAAGGCAGCATATCCTCCTTATGAAGGATTTATGAATGCTATGCCTGCATACGTAGGATGGTGTGACTCTGCAGGGATTAAGTGGGCCGGTGGATTACTAGGAGAAAGAAAAAAAGCTGGATTACCTTATATAACATCTATGATTCTTTTAATGAATCCTAAAATGGGTAACTTTACTGCAGCCATGGATGGAGCATTAATCACTAACTGGAGAACAGGATCACAAGCTGCTATTAGTTTAAAGTATACTATCACTCATAAGAAAAATATTAAGATTGCCATCTACGGAGCCGGAATGCAAGGACGTACTTCAACTATGGCGATATCTCAAATATTCGATATAGATGAGTTAAGAGTATATGACTTATATAAGAGTGCTGGAGAGAAATTTAAAGAAGATATGAAAGAATATGTTAAGGGCGAAATCGTAGTTGTAGAAAATCCTGAAGATGCAGCTAAGGATGTGGATGCAATTATAACTGTTACTCAATCTAAAAACAAGTTCTTAAAGAACGAATGGATAAAGCCAGGAATGGTAGTAGTACCTATGGGATCTTACCAAGAGTGTGATGATGAGTTTATCCTTAGTGCAGACAAGATTATGGTAGACCATGTAGGACAATGTCTGCATAGAGGAGTTTTAAAAGAATTAGCAGAAGCAGGAAAAATTACAGAAGAAACTCTATATGCAACTATAGGTGAAGTAGCAGCTGGTAAGAAAGCAGCTGGAATTAAAAGTGACGAGCGTATATTATGTGTACCAATCGGTACTGGTGCTATGGATATTGCCATTGCAACTGTAGTTAGGGACAGAGCAATTGAAAAGGGATTAGGAGATAATTTTGCATTTGTAGTCTAG
- a CDS encoding TRAP transporter small permease, with the protein MTQDCKKKNLFSILMNIQGYVSAFLMILLPCMVFFQVLLRYVFKAPLMGIEELMLFPTIWLYMLGGANASYEREHISCGILTLYIKKEKSMQIFNIAKALISILVSLWLTYWSYWYFAYSLKMWKYSDLVGVPMFFGESALLVGLVLMTLFTVLELRDYINIFRNGNKNKEEAKEC; encoded by the coding sequence ATGACACAAGATTGTAAGAAGAAGAACTTATTTAGTATTTTGATGAATATACAAGGATATGTATCTGCATTTTTAATGATATTATTACCCTGTATGGTCTTTTTCCAAGTTTTACTAAGATATGTGTTTAAAGCTCCACTTATGGGGATAGAGGAACTTATGTTATTTCCAACCATATGGTTATATATGCTAGGAGGAGCCAATGCATCTTATGAGAGAGAACATATATCATGTGGAATCTTAACATTATATATTAAGAAAGAAAAATCTATGCAGATTTTTAATATTGCAAAGGCATTAATATCCATATTAGTAAGTTTATGGTTGACTTATTGGTCATATTGGTATTTCGCCTACTCACTTAAAATGTGGAAGTACAGTGATTTAGTAGGAGTACCAATGTTCTTTGGCGAAAGTGCACTACTTGTAGGTCTAGTTTTAATGACGCTTTTCACAGTATTAGAGCTACGTGATTATATAAACATTTTTAGAAATGGAAATAAAAATAAGGAGGAGGCTAAAGAATGTTAA
- a CDS encoding helix-turn-helix domain-containing protein, giving the protein MDKAEKIMLQRAIDKYGSSYTSKIEIAKVLGISLATLYNKINKYRLLD; this is encoded by the coding sequence TTGGATAAGGCAGAAAAAATTATGCTTCAAAGAGCTATTGATAAGTATGGCTCATCCTATACTAGTAAAATAGAAATTGCTAAGGTATTAGGAATTTCCTTAGCAACTCTCTATAACAAAATTAATAAATATAGATTATTAGATTAA
- a CDS encoding YdcF family protein — protein sequence MKKRSKAINLLKILGLLWLISFILIEGLILVNGVSKEYKEVDYIVVLGAGLKWDKLSATLKERLDKSYEYLNKNENIKIVVSGGQGPDEATSEAFAMEQYLVGLGISKDRIIKEDKSTSTYENLKNTYDILQEEERKEKIRIGIVTNRFHQFRAGVLAKEIGFEPYAIVSKTKFYQIPKYYLREYFAIIKSFLYDI from the coding sequence GTGAAGAAAAGAAGTAAGGCTATTAATCTATTGAAAATACTAGGCTTATTATGGCTAATAAGTTTTATATTAATAGAAGGTTTAATTCTTGTAAATGGGGTATCTAAAGAATATAAGGAAGTAGATTATATAGTAGTATTAGGGGCAGGATTAAAGTGGGACAAGTTATCAGCAACATTAAAAGAAAGATTGGATAAATCCTATGAGTACTTAAATAAGAATGAGAATATAAAGATTGTTGTCTCAGGAGGTCAAGGACCTGATGAAGCCACATCAGAGGCATTTGCCATGGAACAATATCTAGTAGGCTTAGGTATATCAAAGGACAGGATAATAAAAGAGGATAAATCTACTAGCACCTATGAGAATTTAAAAAATACTTATGATATTTTGCAAGAGGAAGAAAGGAAAGAAAAAATAAGAATAGGTATAGTAACTAATAGATTCCATCAATTTAGAGCAGGGGTATTGGCTAAAGAAATAGGATTTGAACCCTATGCCATAGTATCTAAAACCAAATTCTATCAAATTCCTAAGTATTATTTAAGAGAGTATTTTGCCATAATAAAGTCTTTCCTTTATGACATTTAA